AGGGACAGGCGCATCTGCGCCAGAGGGTCTGCCCAATGGGCATCGAACCCTAGCGAGACCAGAATAAGCTCTGGTCCGAAGCGGCGGAGCGCCGGTACGAGAATCTTGTCGGTGGCCGCCAGGTACGTGGCATCCCCGCATCCGGCCATGAGCGGAACGTTGAGGGTGTATCCCGCGCCGTCCCCTTCGCCGGTCTCCTCAACGCGGCCCGACCCGGGATAAAACGGGAATTGGTGCGTCGAATAGTACAGCACCTCTGGACGGCGATAGAAAATGTCCTGAGTCCCATTTCCGTGG
This is a stretch of genomic DNA from Chloroflexota bacterium. It encodes these proteins:
- a CDS encoding histone deacetylase, with amino-acid sequence HGNGTQDIFYRRPEVLYYSTHQFPFYPGSGRVEETGEGDGAGYTLNVPLMAGCGDATYLAATDKILVPALRRFGPELILVSLGFDAHWADPLAQMRLSLNGYAEELSRIRGVAQEVCNGRIVLFLEGGYDLEVIQAGTRMAAEILIDHPLDRDMLGPGPTGEEPRLATDVITAVRDRHNLWSEK